CAGAGTTGGACCTAggatgaggaaagaggaagaactaGTCTGGATCACAAAACATACTTCTTACCTCTTCAAAGTCTGATTCTACCTCATCCAGATTGCTAGGATATGCCTGGTGTAGACGAATCAAGTCTCCCCATAGCAAAGTGTTCTTACAGCTACACAAAAAAGAAGTGGGCCAAAAGACAAGATTTAGTGGAGGAGGAACCTAAAAACATTTTCCTCCTAACCTCCAAGAGTTTCTAGCTTCCCACTCACCCTGGGCAGCAGCCCTTCAGGGGCAGAAGCTGTTGAGGTTCTTCTTGTAGGAATTCCTCAGCTAGGCAAGTCAGGTGAGCATTCAGTGGACAACTGGGGTGAGGGCAGCAGAGGAGTCCATTCTTATCCTGAAGTTAGATAGCAAGGAGTAAAAGAGTGAAGATAAGAGAAAGCTATATTTGTCTGATTGTCCTCATATATCACTGTAGGGCTTTCCCTCTGTAGTACCTTAGAGAAGGCTATACTAACTTACCTGGACTAGCTGCTGGCAGAGAGAGCAGAAGACCTCATCTGCATCCCTGCCCACCTCTCCCCTGCTCCTCTGATTGAAGCCTGGTTGCAAAGGTCCAAAAGCTAGAGGCATGTGCTGGGGAGGTGGAGGACTGAGTTCCTGCTGGAATTCCTGTCGTAGCCAACGAAGAGTGAGGGGCAACCGATTCCAAGGGGCCACCTGCAGCATCTGGGCCAAGACCCGGAGGTGGAAGAAAAAGGCTCCTTCcttcctggttctgccacttatgTGAGCCAGACGTCGGGAGGACCCAGGGTGCTGCCAAGCCCACTCAAACTGAAGGGTCGAGAGAGATGGGGGACATGTCATGGACACAGAAGCCGTGGCTTTCATCTCCTTCATTCTCAATCTGTCCCTTCTCCCTCGACCTCACTGCCCACCCTCCCCTCTTCATTCTCTTACCCTAAGGGCAGCCACATCAGAAGGAAAGCCATGGACTATGAGGACCATTTCCCTGCAGAAATTACAAGGGAGTCAGGGGCACTGTGTGTTCGGGGGAGCTGGTCTACATAAGGGCTAAGGTTAGGGGATGCCTGAAGGCTGTGGAGTATGAGAGGACCAATTATAACACGGGCAAAAATCTCCCATTCACCCATTTCCCCGGGCCTGGCAGGGGCAGAGAGGTTCCACCCCTGCCCAATCCCAACCCCACCCCCTGGTTCTATTACCATGGTCCCCGCCCACTAGTCCGCCACGCTCCTCCCTTTTTGCGTCCGGCGTTATGTTGCTGGATTCTCCGAGAAGGATTCACGGTGAAGCCCACATAGACGCGGCCTCTGTATTTCGGATTTAGACAGTATAGGAGGTAGACCCCGAAGAATTGCTGCTGCTTCTTTACAGCCCGAGAGGCCTCCGTGGGCCCCATCGTTCCCTGTAGAGGATAGAAAGAGGATCAGGGGCGGCGCGGAGGCCGGGGAATAGCTATCATGGCCGCGACACGGTTTTTCTGAAGCCTCTGACCCACATATGGTCGTTTCTAGGACTAGGGCTTCGTTCTGGGGGTCGGCATATTGCCTGTGGCGCAGGGCAAAGGAGATTGGGGGCGAGGATGAGGAAGAGACTCTCACCCCGCTACGACTGACTGTGACATCGAAACTGGGCCAGAAAACCTAAGTAATGGGTccttaaggaaaagagaaggcaGCCCAC
The window above is part of the Monodelphis domestica isolate mMonDom1 chromosome 7, mMonDom1.pri, whole genome shotgun sequence genome. Proteins encoded here:
- the SLX1A gene encoding structure-specific endonuclease subunit SLX1, translating into MGPTEASRAVKKQQQFFGVYLLYCLNPKYRGRVYVGFTVNPSRRIQQHNAGRKKGGAWRTSGRGPWEMVLIVHGFPSDVAALRFEWAWQHPGSSRRLAHISGRTRKEGAFFFHLRVLAQMLQVAPWNRLPLTLRWLRQEFQQELSPPPPQHMPLAFGPLQPGFNQRSRGEVGRDADEVFCSLCQQLVQDKNGLLCCPHPSCPLNAHLTCLAEEFLQEEPQQLLPLKGCCPGCKNTLLWGDLIRLHQAYPSNLDEVESDFEETHWTDDLKT